A genome region from Micromonospora inyonensis includes the following:
- a CDS encoding DEAD/DEAH box helicase: MTPGDHAATTDGTDHVDFAALGLPQPLVRALARQGINAPFEIQRATVPDALAGRDVLGRGQTGSGKTLAFGLPLLARVADGGRARPLYPRALILVPTRELAMQVNDALVPLGKAVGVFLKTAVGGVPYDRQIDALRRGVEIIVATPGRLGDLISRQVCRLDDVEITVLDEADQMADMGFLPEVTELLAKTPANAQRLLFSATLDNDVDSLVKRFMTDPVTHSTAPATAAVSTMDHHLLLIPPHDKFAVAASIAARPGRTMMFARTQLGVDRLVEQLGAVGVRAGGLHGGKTQRMRTRTLAEFREGRMNVLVATDVAARGIHVDGVSLVVHIDPPKDPKDYLHRAGRTARAGESGAVATLVLPKQRRTTLAMMEKAGVEPGQLRVRLGDPELTELTGARQPSGVPVSNEPQEPRRSGDRSSGPRRFDDRDGRGGQRFGERRFGDDRSGHRSRTDERPAYRSRTEDPRGYPVRTDDRGAYAGRSDDRRGFAGRTDDRRGYAGRSDDRRGLPGRTDDRRGFGGRAPARSY, from the coding sequence GTGACCCCCGGCGACCACGCCGCCACCACCGACGGCACCGACCACGTCGACTTCGCCGCGCTGGGGCTCCCCCAGCCGCTCGTCCGGGCGCTGGCCCGGCAGGGCATCAACGCCCCGTTCGAGATCCAGCGGGCCACCGTGCCGGACGCCCTCGCCGGACGGGACGTCCTCGGCCGTGGCCAGACCGGCTCGGGCAAGACCCTCGCCTTCGGCCTGCCGCTGCTGGCCCGGGTCGCCGACGGTGGCCGGGCCCGGCCGCTGTATCCCCGAGCCCTGATCCTGGTGCCCACCCGGGAACTCGCCATGCAGGTCAACGACGCGCTCGTGCCGCTGGGCAAGGCGGTCGGGGTGTTCCTCAAGACCGCCGTGGGCGGTGTGCCCTACGACCGCCAGATCGACGCCCTCCGGCGCGGTGTGGAGATCATCGTGGCCACGCCGGGACGACTCGGCGACCTGATCTCCCGGCAGGTGTGCCGCCTCGACGACGTCGAGATCACCGTCCTGGACGAGGCCGACCAGATGGCCGACATGGGCTTCCTGCCCGAGGTCACCGAGCTGCTGGCGAAGACGCCGGCCAACGCTCAGCGACTGCTCTTCTCGGCCACCCTGGACAACGACGTCGACTCGCTGGTCAAGCGGTTCATGACCGACCCGGTCACGCACTCCACCGCCCCGGCCACCGCCGCCGTTTCCACCATGGACCACCACCTGCTGCTGATCCCGCCGCACGACAAGTTCGCGGTGGCGGCGTCGATCGCGGCCCGCCCCGGGCGGACCATGATGTTCGCCCGTACCCAGCTCGGCGTGGACCGGTTGGTGGAGCAGCTCGGCGCGGTGGGCGTGCGGGCCGGCGGCCTGCACGGCGGCAAGACGCAGCGGATGCGTACCCGCACGCTGGCCGAGTTCCGCGAGGGCCGGATGAACGTGCTGGTCGCCACCGACGTGGCCGCCCGCGGTATCCACGTGGACGGCGTCTCGCTCGTGGTGCACATCGACCCGCCGAAGGACCCGAAGGACTACCTGCACCGGGCCGGGCGTACCGCGCGGGCCGGTGAGTCCGGCGCGGTGGCCACGCTGGTCCTGCCGAAGCAGCGACGGACCACCCTGGCCATGATGGAGAAGGCCGGTGTCGAGCCGGGCCAGCTGCGGGTCCGGCTCGGTGACCCGGAGTTGACCGAGCTGACCGGTGCCCGGCAGCCCAGCGGCGTGCCGGTGTCCAACGAGCCGCAGGAGCCGCGCCGGTCCGGCGACCGCTCCAGCGGTCCCCGGCGTTTCGACGACCGCGACGGCCGGGGCGGGCAGCGGTTCGGCGAGCGGCGCTTCGGTGACGACCGCTCCGGTCACCGCAGCCGCACCGACGAGCGCCCCGCCTACCGCAGCCGCACGGAGGACCCCCGGGGCTACCCGGTTCGGACCGACGACCGTGGGGCCTACGCGGGACGGTCCGACGACCGGCGCGGATTCGCGGGCCGCACCGACGACCGCCGGGGCTACGCCGGCCGGAGCGACGACCGGCGCGGACTCCCGGGACGGACCGACGACCGGCGCGGATTCGGCGGACGGGCACCCGCGCGCAGCTACTGA
- a CDS encoding C40 family peptidase, producing MTDSKRTGRPRRRTPLISPVLRPKLWSALLGMVAAAAIATPVFADPALPQSVPDTGARPVPAGPLYLPGGPTGGNGPLGTVPVAPIGTGPLAAQIAAAEAQVGLLGQELLKLEQLQTEAKTQLATAERDLKLARDTLAVAQREADAAAAEAIKAAAKLPPGSLGTDLHGLSVLERIYRGEQVEGTTTAATGELNRARTTEQAANQAYVAAEGRLRTATEQFTTAQRNYRTQEAALLKLRRDNAAQLAEIERQQEAAEQQLGEQYIQGATANGLTSPPRAMAAVRYALAQLGDPYLWAAEGPDRFDCSGLVWAAYRSSGADYTGLPRVSRDQYNATRSRTVSRSALLPGDLLFYASGSSWTTIHHMGMYIGNGKMVHAPTTGDVVKISNVRWSRLYAATRVIDAVPAPGATPSPTPTPTKSPTPKPTNSATPKPTGSPTPKPTGTPSTSPTPTPTTTPSTNPTPSVTTAPEPSTSSTTGGEPSASASGTGEPGGTPAQSGSASPSTGG from the coding sequence ATGACCGACAGCAAGCGCACGGGACGGCCGCGACGGAGGACACCGCTGATCTCTCCGGTGCTCCGCCCCAAGCTGTGGTCCGCGCTGCTCGGCATGGTCGCCGCAGCGGCCATCGCCACCCCGGTCTTCGCCGACCCCGCCCTGCCCCAGTCCGTCCCGGACACCGGTGCCCGGCCGGTCCCGGCCGGACCGCTGTACCTGCCCGGCGGGCCGACCGGCGGCAACGGCCCGCTCGGCACCGTCCCGGTCGCCCCGATCGGCACCGGCCCGCTCGCCGCGCAGATCGCCGCCGCCGAGGCACAGGTCGGACTGCTCGGGCAGGAACTACTCAAGCTCGAACAACTCCAGACCGAGGCGAAGACCCAGCTCGCCACCGCCGAACGCGACCTGAAGCTCGCCCGGGACACCCTTGCCGTCGCCCAGCGGGAGGCCGACGCCGCCGCAGCCGAGGCGATCAAGGCCGCCGCCAAGCTGCCCCCGGGCAGCCTCGGGACCGACCTGCACGGGTTGAGCGTGCTGGAGCGGATCTACCGGGGCGAGCAGGTAGAGGGCACCACCACCGCCGCGACCGGCGAGCTGAACCGGGCCCGTACCACCGAGCAGGCCGCGAACCAGGCGTACGTGGCGGCGGAGGGCCGGCTGCGTACCGCGACGGAGCAGTTCACCACCGCGCAGCGGAACTACCGCACCCAGGAAGCGGCCCTGCTCAAGCTGCGCCGGGACAACGCCGCCCAGCTCGCCGAGATCGAGCGGCAGCAGGAGGCCGCCGAGCAGCAGCTCGGTGAGCAGTACATCCAGGGCGCGACCGCCAACGGGCTGACCTCCCCCCCGCGTGCGATGGCCGCCGTCCGGTACGCCCTGGCGCAGCTCGGTGACCCGTACCTCTGGGCGGCCGAGGGGCCGGACCGGTTCGACTGCTCCGGCCTGGTCTGGGCCGCGTACCGGTCGTCGGGCGCCGACTACACCGGGCTGCCCCGGGTTTCCCGCGACCAGTACAACGCCACCCGGTCCCGGACCGTCAGCCGCAGCGCCCTGCTCCCCGGTGACCTGCTCTTCTATGCCTCGGGCAGCAGTTGGACGACGATCCACCACATGGGCATGTACATCGGCAACGGCAAGATGGTGCACGCCCCGACCACCGGCGACGTGGTCAAGATCTCCAACGTCCGCTGGTCGCGCCTGTACGCGGCCACCCGGGTCATCGACGCGGTGCCGGCACCGGGGGCCACCCCGTCGCCCACCCCGACCCCCACCAAGTCGCCCACCCCGAAGCCGACGAACTCGGCGACGCCCAAGCCCACCGGCAGCCCGACCCCGAAGCCGACCGGTACGCCGTCCACGTCGCCCACCCCGACGCCCACGACGACCCCGTCGACCAACCCGACGCCGAGCGTCACGACCGCGCCGGAGCCGAGCACCAGCAGCACGACTGGTGGCGAGCCGAGCGCCTCGGCCAGCGGCACCGGCGAGCCCGGGGGCACCCCGGCGCAGAGCGGGTCGGCGAGCCCGAGCACCGGTGGCTGA
- the mqnE gene encoding aminofutalosine synthase MqnE codes for MDAGLKRELEAKVYAGERLTREDGVALYDSDDLAWLGRLAHHRRTERNGDRVMFNVNRHLNLTNVCSASCAYCSFQRKPGEKDAYTMRIDEAVRKAKEMEDEQLTELHIVNGLHPTLPWRYYPKVLRELKAALPNVKLKAFTATEVQWFEKISGLPADAILDELMDAGLESLTGGGAEIFDWEVRQHIVDHACHWEDWSRIHRLAHGKGMRTPSTMLYGHIEEPRHRVDHVLRLRELQDETGGFMVFIPLRYQHDFVDSADGKVRNRIQARTTMASPAESLKTFAVSRLLFDNVPHVKCFWVMHGLSVAQLSLNFGVDDLDGSVVEYKITHDADSYGTPNTMHRDDLLHLIWDAGFRPVERNTRYEVVREYDPAPSLAQRRSEPQQVWA; via the coding sequence ATGGACGCCGGACTCAAGCGCGAGCTCGAAGCCAAGGTGTACGCGGGTGAGCGGCTGACCCGGGAGGACGGTGTCGCCCTCTACGACAGCGACGACCTCGCCTGGCTGGGTCGCCTGGCGCACCACCGGCGTACCGAGCGTAACGGCGACCGGGTGATGTTCAACGTCAACCGGCACCTCAACCTGACCAACGTCTGCTCCGCCTCGTGCGCGTACTGCTCGTTCCAGCGCAAGCCGGGCGAGAAGGACGCCTACACGATGCGGATCGACGAGGCCGTCCGCAAGGCCAAGGAGATGGAGGACGAGCAGCTCACCGAGCTGCACATCGTCAACGGCCTGCACCCGACCCTGCCCTGGCGCTACTACCCGAAGGTGCTGCGCGAGCTGAAGGCCGCGCTGCCCAACGTCAAGCTCAAGGCGTTCACGGCGACCGAGGTGCAGTGGTTCGAGAAGATCAGTGGCCTGCCCGCGGACGCGATCCTCGACGAGCTGATGGACGCCGGTCTGGAGTCGCTGACCGGGGGCGGCGCGGAGATCTTCGACTGGGAGGTCCGGCAGCACATCGTCGACCACGCCTGCCACTGGGAGGACTGGTCCCGGATCCACCGACTGGCCCACGGCAAGGGCATGCGGACCCCGTCGACCATGCTCTACGGCCACATCGAGGAGCCCCGCCACCGGGTGGACCACGTGCTGCGGCTGCGCGAACTCCAGGACGAGACCGGCGGCTTCATGGTCTTCATCCCGCTGCGCTACCAGCACGACTTCGTCGACTCGGCGGACGGCAAGGTCCGTAACCGGATCCAGGCACGGACCACGATGGCATCCCCGGCCGAGTCGCTGAAGACCTTCGCGGTCTCCCGGCTGCTGTTCGACAACGTCCCGCACGTGAAGTGCTTCTGGGTGATGCACGGCCTCTCGGTGGCGCAGCTCTCGCTGAACTTCGGCGTGGACGACCTGGACGGCTCGGTCGTCGAATACAAGATCACCCACGACGCGGACTCCTACGGCACGCCGAACACCATGCACCGCGACGACCTGCTCCACCTGATCTGGGACGCCGGGTTCCGCCCGGTCGAGCGGAACACCCGCTACGAGGTCGTCCGGGAGTACGACCCGGCCCCGTCGCTGGCGCAGCGGCGCTCCGAGCCGCAGCAGGTGTGGGCCTGA
- a CDS encoding DUF4229 domain-containing protein: protein MSAAVKYTLGRIGLFTVVLLALWPVELNIFIKLMVALAFSAALSFFLLRAWRDEMAEEMAGAADRRRTEKERLRSALAGDDQTDTTSDVTPGSDAPPADDRR from the coding sequence GTGAGCGCGGCGGTCAAGTACACCCTGGGCCGGATCGGGCTGTTCACTGTCGTGCTGCTCGCCCTCTGGCCGGTCGAGCTGAACATCTTCATCAAGCTGATGGTGGCGCTGGCTTTCTCCGCCGCGCTCTCCTTCTTCCTGCTGCGCGCCTGGCGGGACGAGATGGCCGAGGAGATGGCGGGCGCGGCCGATCGCCGCCGGACCGAGAAGGAGCGGCTTCGCTCCGCCCTGGCCGGCGACGACCAGACCGACACCACGTCCGACGTCACGCCCGGGTCTGACGCCCCGCCCGCCGACGACCGTCGGTGA
- a CDS encoding C39 family peptidase, with the protein MSSYVPDRFTVTPSAGGIAWGVELPVPRYSQMVHSGHYPEYDGGGQAWCSPTSTEMVVEYWGRRPSAEETSWVDPTYPDPTVNHAARSVYDHTYSGAGNWPFNTAYAASFPGLEGRVTRLHSLDELERFIAAGIPVVTSQSFLASELDGANYGTAGHLFVVVGFTADGDVIVNDPASSSNDVVRNVYKREQFEQIWLRTKRTTASGGVAGGPGGVAYLIKPVDRPWPALPAGSTNW; encoded by the coding sequence ATGAGTTCGTACGTCCCGGACCGGTTCACCGTCACCCCGAGCGCCGGGGGCATCGCCTGGGGCGTCGAGCTGCCGGTGCCCCGCTACTCCCAGATGGTCCACTCCGGCCACTACCCCGAGTACGACGGCGGTGGTCAGGCGTGGTGTTCCCCCACCTCGACCGAGATGGTGGTGGAGTACTGGGGACGCCGCCCGAGCGCCGAGGAGACCTCCTGGGTCGACCCGACGTACCCGGACCCGACGGTCAACCACGCCGCCCGGAGTGTCTACGACCACACCTACTCCGGGGCCGGCAACTGGCCCTTCAACACCGCGTACGCGGCCAGCTTCCCGGGCCTGGAGGGACGGGTGACCCGGCTGCACTCACTGGACGAACTGGAGCGCTTCATCGCCGCCGGCATCCCGGTCGTGACCAGCCAGTCGTTCCTCGCCAGCGAACTCGACGGGGCGAACTACGGCACCGCCGGCCACCTCTTCGTGGTGGTGGGCTTCACCGCCGACGGCGACGTCATCGTCAACGACCCCGCCTCGTCCAGCAACGACGTGGTCCGCAACGTCTACAAGCGGGAGCAGTTCGAGCAGATCTGGCTGCGGACCAAGCGGACCACCGCCAGTGGTGGCGTCGCCGGTGGCCCCGGAGGCGTCGCTTACCTGATCAAGCCGGTGGACCGCCCCTGGCCGGCACTGCCGGCCGGCTCCACCAACTGGTAG
- a CDS encoding M14 family zinc carboxypeptidase, with the protein MAFRKSVTLRRGVVLAVSAAVGLFAVVAGPVSAEPRAERSEPTTTQYQVHGPRTVDDRSAVARTGASIDGIEHGRLVVSATPAEAAAITKLGFRLDPMADPHDHSTESADPGTAAFPPADSNYHDYAELTAVVNKVVADHPTLARKISIGRSYEGRDLMAVKISDNVATDENEPEIVFNSQQHAREHLTVEMAIYLLNLFTDSYGTDSRVTNVVNSRELWIIPTVNPDGSEYDIATGSYRSWRKNRQPNSGSTAVGTDLNRNWGYQWGCCGGSSGSPGSDTYRGPSAFSAPETAAFRDFVNSRVIGGVQQIKANIDFHTYSELVLWPFGYTYNNTAPGMTTDQYNTFAAIGQQMANLNGYTPEQSSDLYITDGDSLDWMWGQHKIWAYTFEMYPKNAFSGGFYPPDEVITRETARNKDAVLLLSEYADCPYRAIGKQGTYCGTGTPPPDPTGCTGTNDTDVAIPDGGSAVTSAITIADCGRAASATATVTVDIPHTYRGDVVVDLLAPDGTAYRLKNSSSSDSADNIDATYTVDVSGETADGSWRLQVRDIYTTDTGHINSWTLTV; encoded by the coding sequence ATGGCCTTCCGAAAATCCGTCACACTCCGTCGTGGAGTGGTGCTCGCCGTCAGTGCCGCGGTGGGACTCTTCGCCGTGGTCGCCGGACCGGTCTCCGCGGAGCCCCGCGCCGAGCGGTCCGAACCGACCACCACGCAGTACCAGGTGCACGGTCCGCGTACCGTCGACGACCGCAGTGCGGTGGCCCGCACCGGCGCCAGCATCGACGGCATCGAGCACGGCCGGCTGGTCGTCTCGGCCACCCCGGCCGAGGCCGCCGCGATCACCAAGCTCGGCTTCCGGCTCGACCCGATGGCCGACCCGCACGACCACTCGACCGAGTCGGCGGATCCCGGCACCGCAGCCTTCCCGCCGGCCGACTCGAACTACCACGACTACGCCGAGTTGACCGCCGTGGTCAACAAGGTGGTCGCCGACCACCCCACCCTCGCCCGCAAGATCAGCATCGGTCGTTCGTACGAGGGACGCGACCTGATGGCGGTCAAGATCTCCGACAACGTCGCCACCGACGAGAACGAGCCGGAGATCGTGTTCAACTCCCAGCAGCATGCCCGAGAGCACCTCACCGTCGAGATGGCGATCTACCTGCTCAACCTCTTCACCGACAGCTACGGCACCGACTCGCGGGTCACCAACGTGGTGAACAGCCGGGAGCTGTGGATCATCCCGACCGTGAACCCGGACGGCAGCGAGTACGACATCGCCACCGGCTCGTACCGGTCCTGGCGGAAGAACCGGCAGCCGAACAGCGGCTCGACGGCGGTCGGCACCGACCTGAACCGGAACTGGGGCTACCAGTGGGGCTGCTGCGGCGGCTCCTCCGGCTCGCCCGGGTCGGACACCTACCGTGGCCCGTCGGCGTTCTCCGCGCCGGAGACCGCGGCGTTCCGGGACTTCGTGAACAGCCGGGTGATCGGTGGCGTCCAGCAGATCAAGGCGAACATCGACTTCCACACGTACTCGGAGCTGGTGCTCTGGCCGTTCGGCTACACCTACAACAACACCGCGCCGGGGATGACCACCGACCAGTACAACACCTTCGCCGCCATCGGCCAGCAGATGGCGAACCTCAACGGCTACACCCCGGAGCAGTCCAGCGACCTCTACATCACCGACGGTGACAGCCTGGACTGGATGTGGGGGCAGCACAAGATCTGGGCGTACACCTTCGAGATGTACCCGAAGAACGCCTTCAGCGGCGGCTTCTACCCGCCCGACGAGGTGATCACGCGGGAGACCGCCCGGAACAAGGACGCCGTGCTGCTGCTCAGCGAGTACGCCGACTGCCCGTACCGGGCGATCGGCAAGCAGGGCACCTACTGCGGCACCGGCACCCCGCCGCCGGACCCGACCGGCTGCACCGGCACCAACGACACCGACGTCGCGATCCCGGACGGCGGCTCGGCGGTGACCAGCGCGATCACCATCGCCGACTGCGGCCGGGCGGCCTCGGCCACCGCCACGGTCACCGTGGACATCCCGCACACCTACCGTGGTGACGTGGTCGTCGACCTGCTCGCTCCGGACGGCACCGCCTACCGGCTGAAGAATTCCAGCAGCTCGGACAGCGCGGACAACATCGACGCCACCTACACGGTGGACGTGTCCGGCGAGACGGCCGACGGCAGCTGGCGGTTGCAGGTGCGCGACATCTACACCACCGACACCGGTCACATCAACTCCTGGACCCTGACGGTCTGA
- a CDS encoding ABC transporter substrate-binding protein: protein MTRRTPRLLTVALAVAALALGACAEPDDDEPTPGASGAAGQFPVTVGKLTLEKRPEKIVSLSATATEMLFAIGAGAQVTAVDERSNHPPEAPKTDLSGFQPNAEAISAKNPDLVVLSDDMNKIVDQLTALKIPVHLTPAAQTLDDTYRQIGELGQLTGQVDGAADLTRRMKDDIAKLVKDLPKRAEKLTYYHELGPELYTATSKTYIGSLYALVGLENIADASDADGKSGGYPQLSQEVIVSADPDFIFLADTKCCQQSAQTVGARGGWAGLTAVKNNRIVPLDDDIASRWGPRVVDLLRAIVDAVAKAPVA, encoded by the coding sequence ATGACACGACGTACCCCCCGGCTCCTCACCGTGGCGCTCGCGGTCGCCGCGCTCGCGCTCGGTGCCTGCGCCGAGCCGGACGACGACGAACCGACCCCCGGCGCGAGTGGCGCGGCGGGACAGTTCCCGGTCACGGTCGGCAAGCTGACCCTGGAGAAGCGGCCCGAGAAGATCGTCTCGCTCTCCGCCACCGCCACCGAGATGCTCTTCGCCATCGGCGCGGGCGCGCAGGTCACCGCAGTCGACGAGCGGTCGAACCACCCGCCGGAGGCACCGAAGACCGACCTCTCCGGCTTCCAGCCGAACGCCGAGGCGATCTCCGCGAAGAACCCGGACCTCGTCGTGCTCTCCGACGACATGAACAAGATCGTCGACCAGCTCACCGCGCTGAAGATCCCGGTCCACCTCACCCCGGCGGCGCAGACCCTCGACGACACGTACCGGCAGATCGGCGAGCTGGGCCAGCTCACCGGTCAGGTCGACGGGGCGGCCGACCTGACCCGGCGGATGAAGGACGACATCGCCAAGCTGGTCAAGGACCTGCCGAAGCGCGCCGAGAAGCTCACCTACTACCACGAGCTGGGCCCGGAGCTGTACACCGCGACCAGCAAGACCTACATCGGTTCGCTGTACGCGCTGGTCGGGCTGGAGAACATCGCCGACGCGTCCGACGCCGACGGCAAGAGCGGCGGCTACCCGCAGCTCTCCCAGGAGGTCATCGTCTCCGCCGACCCGGACTTCATCTTCCTGGCCGACACCAAGTGCTGCCAGCAGAGCGCGCAGACGGTCGGGGCGCGCGGTGGCTGGGCCGGTCTCACCGCCGTGAAGAACAACCGGATCGTCCCGCTCGACGACGACATCGCCTCGCGGTGGGGGCCGCGCGTGGTCGACCTGCTCCGCGCGATCGTCGACGCCGTCGCCAAGGCACCGGTCGCGTGA
- a CDS encoding FecCD family ABC transporter permease, translating to MAAGRAGARPAGLRLPWLAAGIAAVLVALIAGVSFGPVSLPPGSVALELLNLIPGVRLDSGLTEREIAIITELRLPRAVLGLLVGGLLALAGGCYQGVFRNPLADPYLLGVAAGAGLAVTAVIALGGTDGALTRLPFTIPLAAFVGSLGAVAMTYLLGAAGGRDRSPATLILAGVAVSAVLSAGQTFVLQRNSDNIQQVYSWLLGRLATAGWHDVLLVLPYFALTAVVVLLHRRELDVLALGDDEASSLGLHPQRSRYLLVAAASLGTAAAVSASGLIGFVGIIVPHTVRLLAGSSYRAILPLSMLFGGAFLALTDVIARTAAAPAEVPIGVVTALLGGPFFVLVLRTARRVLT from the coding sequence GTGGCGGCCGGTCGGGCGGGGGCCCGGCCGGCCGGGCTGCGCCTGCCGTGGCTGGCAGCCGGGATCGCCGCCGTCCTGGTCGCGCTCATCGCCGGAGTGTCGTTCGGCCCGGTCAGCCTGCCGCCCGGCAGCGTCGCGCTCGAACTTCTCAACCTGATCCCCGGGGTACGCCTCGACAGCGGGCTCACCGAGCGTGAGATCGCGATCATCACCGAGCTGCGGCTGCCCCGCGCGGTGCTCGGTCTGCTCGTCGGTGGGCTGCTCGCCCTGGCCGGCGGCTGCTACCAGGGCGTCTTCCGCAACCCGTTGGCCGACCCGTACCTGCTGGGGGTGGCGGCCGGCGCGGGCCTGGCGGTCACCGCGGTGATCGCCCTCGGCGGCACCGACGGCGCGCTGACCCGGCTGCCGTTCACGATTCCGCTGGCCGCGTTCGTCGGCTCGCTCGGCGCGGTGGCGATGACGTACCTGCTCGGAGCCGCCGGGGGACGCGACCGCTCCCCGGCGACCCTGATCCTGGCCGGGGTGGCGGTCTCGGCGGTCCTCTCGGCCGGCCAGACCTTCGTGCTGCAACGCAACTCGGACAACATCCAGCAGGTCTACTCCTGGCTGCTCGGGCGGCTGGCCACCGCCGGCTGGCACGACGTGCTGCTGGTGCTGCCGTACTTCGCGCTGACCGCCGTGGTGGTGCTGCTGCACCGACGGGAACTCGACGTGCTCGCCCTCGGCGACGACGAGGCGAGCAGCCTGGGCCTGCACCCGCAGCGCTCCCGGTACCTGCTGGTCGCCGCCGCCTCGCTCGGCACCGCCGCCGCCGTCTCCGCCTCCGGCCTGATCGGCTTCGTGGGGATCATCGTGCCGCACACCGTACGGCTGCTCGCCGGCTCCAGCTACCGGGCGATCCTGCCACTGTCGATGCTCTTCGGCGGGGCGTTCCTGGCGTTGACCGACGTGATCGCCCGGACCGCCGCCGCCCCCGCCGAGGTGCCGATCGGCGTGGTCACCGCCCTGCTCGGCGGGCCGTTCTTCGTCCTGGTGCTGCGGACCGCCCGCCGGGTGCTCACGTGA
- a CDS encoding ABC transporter ATP-binding protein encodes MRPAVEVRGLHVSLDGVPILTGVDLTVAAGEWVTVIGPNGAGKSTLLRAVGGLLPASGAISLFGTPSAALRRRERARVVATVAQSPAVPAGMSVFDYVLLGRTPYIPPLGRESAADLTAVDEVLDRLDLTGFARRELATLSGGERQRVFLARALAQGATLLLLDEPTSALDIGHQQEVLELVDQLRHAHGLTVLATMHDLTVAGEYADRLVLVAEGRAVATGAPGEVLTEKLLATHYRARVRVVDGSHGPLVVPVRPARLPSTTS; translated from the coding sequence GTGCGTCCCGCCGTCGAGGTGCGGGGGCTGCACGTCAGCCTGGACGGCGTCCCGATCCTCACCGGCGTCGACCTGACCGTCGCCGCCGGCGAGTGGGTCACCGTGATCGGCCCGAACGGCGCGGGGAAGTCCACCCTGCTGCGCGCCGTCGGCGGCCTGCTGCCCGCGTCCGGCGCCATCTCCCTGTTCGGCACGCCCAGCGCGGCCCTGCGCCGCCGCGAGCGGGCCCGGGTGGTGGCTACGGTCGCGCAGTCCCCGGCCGTTCCGGCCGGCATGTCGGTGTTCGACTACGTGCTGCTCGGGCGGACCCCGTACATCCCGCCGCTGGGCCGGGAGTCCGCCGCCGACCTGACCGCCGTGGACGAGGTGCTCGACCGGCTGGACCTGACCGGCTTCGCCCGCCGCGAGCTGGCCACCCTCTCCGGCGGGGAACGGCAGCGGGTCTTCCTGGCGCGGGCGTTGGCGCAGGGAGCGACCCTGCTGCTGCTCGACGAGCCGACCAGCGCCCTGGACATCGGCCACCAGCAGGAGGTGCTCGAGCTGGTCGACCAGCTCCGGCACGCGCACGGGCTGACCGTGCTCGCCACCATGCACGATCTCACCGTCGCCGGCGAGTACGCCGACCGCCTGGTGCTGGTCGCCGAGGGGCGGGCGGTCGCCACCGGCGCTCCCGGCGAGGTGCTCACCGAGAAACTGCTCGCCACCCACTACCGGGCCCGGGTCCGGGTCGTGGACGGCAGCCACGGTCCCCTGGTCGTGCCGGTGCGTCCCGCCCGGTTGCCGTCCACGACGTCCTGA
- a CDS encoding VOC family protein, translating into MHGSAPPGTPCWADLATPDLADARRFYPELFGWTAHVTPEPEAQGYTIFRLGGRAVAGAGPPAAPDQVPIWSTYVATDDADLLAGRVTAAGGLVFVPPFDVFDQGRMAVFSDPAGAVLSVWQPMAMPGAELLGVPGSMAWNELVTPDPERAKVFYELVFGWHPEDRPMDGPYTGWRLGERIVAGMTPPLGDGFPADLPAYWAVYFAVDDADATADRAVRLGGEVLVPPGDAPPGRYAALRDPQGALFSVVAMAG; encoded by the coding sequence GTGCACGGTTCCGCGCCGCCGGGTACGCCCTGCTGGGCCGACCTGGCCACCCCGGATCTGGCGGACGCGCGGCGCTTCTACCCGGAGCTGTTCGGCTGGACCGCGCACGTCACGCCGGAACCCGAGGCACAGGGGTACACGATCTTCCGACTCGGCGGCCGGGCGGTCGCGGGTGCGGGGCCGCCGGCCGCCCCGGACCAGGTGCCGATCTGGTCCACGTACGTGGCCACGGACGACGCGGACCTGCTCGCCGGCCGCGTCACCGCGGCGGGCGGCCTGGTGTTCGTCCCGCCGTTCGATGTCTTCGACCAGGGCCGGATGGCGGTCTTCAGCGACCCGGCGGGGGCGGTGCTGTCGGTGTGGCAGCCGATGGCGATGCCCGGCGCGGAGCTGCTCGGCGTCCCCGGCTCGATGGCCTGGAACGAGCTGGTGACCCCCGACCCGGAGCGGGCGAAGGTCTTCTACGAGCTGGTCTTCGGCTGGCACCCGGAGGATCGGCCGATGGACGGTCCGTACACCGGCTGGCGGCTCGGGGAGCGGATCGTCGCGGGCATGACACCACCGCTCGGGGACGGTTTCCCGGCCGACCTGCCGGCGTACTGGGCGGTGTACTTCGCGGTGGACGACGCCGACGCGACCGCCGACCGCGCGGTCCGGCTCGGCGGGGAGGTGCTGGTGCCGCCCGGGGACGCCCCACCGGGCCGGTACGCCGCCCTCCGCGACCCGCAGGGCGCGCTCTTCTCCGTCGTCGCGATGGCCGGATAG